A portion of the Microbacterium hominis genome contains these proteins:
- a CDS encoding LLM class flavin-dependent oxidoreductase, whose protein sequence is MDYGHPLEFGAFITPAAADPSIPVLLSRVAEEAGLDLVTFQDHPYQPAFLDTWTLMSFVAARTARIRIAPNVLNVPLRPPAVVARAAASLDLLSNGRFELGLGAGGFWDAIAAMGGTRLTPGQSVTALEEAIGLIRELWNTDERRGAFTDGVHHSVHGAKRGPRPAHRIPLHIGAYKPRMLALTGRTGDGWLPSLGYMKPGDLGRGNAAIDEAAAAAGRDPGEIRRLLNVGRLAPDPGAFAERLATLARNDGIGTFILAADDPNLLREFGEEVAPAVRALVARERA, encoded by the coding sequence ATGGACTACGGGCACCCGTTGGAGTTCGGCGCGTTCATCACCCCGGCCGCCGCAGACCCCTCGATCCCCGTGCTGCTGTCGCGGGTCGCCGAGGAGGCCGGGCTCGACCTCGTCACCTTCCAGGACCACCCCTACCAGCCGGCGTTCCTCGACACGTGGACGCTGATGTCGTTCGTGGCCGCGCGCACCGCCCGCATCCGGATCGCGCCGAACGTGCTCAACGTTCCGCTGCGGCCGCCCGCGGTCGTCGCCCGCGCGGCGGCGAGTCTGGACCTGCTCTCGAACGGACGCTTCGAACTGGGCCTGGGCGCCGGTGGCTTCTGGGACGCCATCGCCGCGATGGGCGGCACGCGCCTCACCCCCGGCCAGTCGGTGACCGCGCTCGAGGAGGCGATCGGGCTCATCCGCGAACTGTGGAACACCGACGAGCGACGCGGCGCATTCACCGACGGCGTGCACCACTCCGTGCACGGAGCCAAGCGCGGACCGCGCCCGGCGCACCGCATCCCGCTCCACATCGGCGCGTACAAGCCGCGCATGCTCGCGCTCACCGGCCGCACCGGCGACGGCTGGCTGCCCTCGCTCGGATACATGAAGCCGGGCGATCTCGGTCGCGGCAACGCCGCCATCGACGAGGCTGCCGCCGCCGCGGGCCGCGACCCGGGCGAGATCCGGCGCCTCCTCAACGTCGGTCGCCTCGCCCCCGACCCCGGTGCGTTCGCCGAGCGGCTCGCGACCCTCGCCCGGAACGACGGCATCGGCACGTTCATCCTCGCCGCCGACGATCCGAACCTCCTGCGCGAGTTCGGCGAGGAGGTGGCCCCGGCGGTGCGCGCACTCGTCGCGCGGGAGCGCGCCTGA
- a CDS encoding ATP-binding cassette domain-containing protein, whose product MPAASENHIADSHEVIRVVGARENNLKNVSLDIPKRRLTVFTGVSGSGKSSLVFATIANESQRLINETYPTFVQQFMAQLNRPEVDALENISPAIIVDQERMGANARSTVGTATDAHAMLRLLFSRIGQPHVGSPQAFSFNVPSVSGAGAVTIQVGANKGRKERRSFEITGGMCPRCEGLGEVSDVDLDELYDKTKSLAEGAITIPGYNADGWMVKGFTESGFVDPDKAIQDYTDQERQDFLYKEPTKVKINGINMTYEGLVPKITKSMLQKDRDALQPHVRAFVDRAVKFLPCPDCGGTRLNEGARSSKINDTSIADAAAMQITDLAAWLDSVDATEVGPLMKSLRQLIGSFIDIGLGYLSLDRASGTLSGGEAQRTKMIRHLGSSLTDISYVFDEPTAGLHPHDIQRMNTLLQQLRDKGNTVLVVEHKPEVIAIADHVVDLGPGAGRAGGEIQFEGDVAALRASATLTGRHLDHRAQLKQSTRTPKGTLEIRGATQHNLRGVDVDIPLGVLTVVTGVAGSGKSSLIHGNVPAFDDVVVVDQSAIKGSRRSSPATYTGILDAVRTAFAKANGVKPGLFSANSEGACPACKGLGVIITNLGFTQSVETLCELCEGSGFSDAVLEYTLDGRNIAEVLAMSASEASEFITKGPAHATLLRMIDVGLGYITLGQALNTLSGGERQRLKLAISMAKKGAIYVLDEPTTGLHLADVDNMLGMLDRLVDAGNSVIVIEHHQAVMAHADWIIDLGPGAGHDGGRIVFEGTPTDLVAAGETLTAVHLKEYVGA is encoded by the coding sequence ATGCCTGCTGCGTCCGAGAACCACATCGCCGACTCCCACGAGGTCATCCGGGTCGTCGGCGCCCGGGAGAACAACCTCAAGAACGTCTCGCTCGACATCCCGAAGCGGCGACTCACCGTCTTCACCGGAGTCAGCGGGTCGGGCAAGTCCTCGCTCGTGTTCGCGACGATCGCGAACGAGTCGCAGCGGCTCATCAACGAGACCTATCCCACGTTCGTGCAGCAGTTCATGGCGCAGCTGAACCGGCCCGAGGTCGACGCGCTGGAGAACATCAGCCCGGCGATCATCGTCGACCAGGAGCGCATGGGGGCGAACGCCCGCTCCACCGTGGGCACCGCCACCGACGCCCACGCGATGCTCCGGCTGCTGTTCAGCCGCATCGGTCAGCCGCACGTCGGCTCGCCGCAGGCCTTCTCGTTCAACGTGCCGTCGGTGAGCGGCGCGGGAGCGGTGACGATCCAGGTCGGTGCGAACAAGGGCAGGAAGGAGCGCCGCAGCTTCGAGATCACCGGCGGCATGTGCCCGCGGTGCGAGGGACTCGGCGAGGTGAGCGACGTCGACCTCGACGAGCTGTACGACAAGACGAAGTCGCTCGCCGAGGGCGCGATCACGATTCCCGGCTACAACGCCGACGGCTGGATGGTGAAGGGCTTCACCGAGTCGGGGTTCGTCGACCCCGACAAGGCGATCCAGGACTACACCGACCAGGAGCGTCAGGACTTCCTCTACAAGGAGCCGACGAAGGTCAAGATCAACGGCATCAACATGACCTATGAGGGCCTGGTGCCGAAGATCACCAAGTCGATGCTGCAGAAGGATCGCGACGCTCTCCAGCCGCACGTGCGCGCCTTCGTGGACCGTGCCGTGAAGTTCCTCCCGTGCCCCGACTGCGGCGGCACCCGGCTCAACGAGGGCGCGCGCTCGTCGAAGATCAACGACACGAGCATCGCCGACGCCGCCGCGATGCAGATCACCGACCTGGCGGCCTGGCTCGACTCGGTCGACGCCACCGAGGTCGGGCCGCTCATGAAGAGCCTCCGCCAGTTGATCGGCTCGTTCATCGACATCGGTCTCGGCTACCTCTCGCTCGACCGCGCCAGCGGCACCCTGTCGGGGGGTGAGGCGCAGCGCACGAAGATGATCCGGCACCTCGGATCGAGCCTGACCGACATCAGCTACGTGTTCGACGAGCCGACCGCGGGCCTGCACCCGCACGACATCCAGCGCATGAACACGCTCCTGCAGCAGCTGCGCGACAAGGGCAACACGGTGCTCGTGGTCGAGCACAAGCCCGAGGTGATCGCGATCGCGGACCACGTCGTGGACCTCGGCCCCGGGGCCGGGCGCGCGGGCGGTGAGATCCAGTTCGAAGGAGACGTGGCCGCGCTGCGCGCTTCTGCGACGCTCACCGGTCGACACCTCGACCACCGTGCGCAGCTCAAGCAGTCCACGCGCACGCCGAAGGGGACTCTCGAGATCCGCGGCGCGACCCAGCACAACCTCCGCGGCGTCGACGTCGACATCCCGCTCGGAGTGCTCACGGTCGTCACCGGTGTCGCGGGCTCCGGCAAGTCCTCTCTCATCCACGGCAACGTGCCGGCGTTCGACGACGTGGTCGTCGTGGACCAGTCCGCGATCAAGGGTTCGCGCCGGTCGAGTCCGGCCACTTACACGGGGATCCTGGATGCCGTGCGCACCGCCTTCGCCAAGGCGAACGGCGTGAAGCCGGGCCTGTTCAGCGCCAACTCCGAGGGCGCGTGCCCCGCGTGCAAGGGTCTCGGCGTGATCATCACGAATCTCGGGTTCACGCAGTCGGTGGAGACGCTGTGCGAGCTGTGCGAGGGGTCGGGCTTCAGCGACGCGGTGCTCGAGTACACGCTCGACGGCAGGAACATCGCGGAGGTGCTGGCGATGTCGGCGAGCGAGGCGTCGGAGTTCATCACCAAGGGCCCCGCGCACGCGACCCTGCTGCGCATGATCGACGTCGGCCTCGGCTACATCACCCTCGGTCAGGCGCTCAACACGCTCTCCGGAGGTGAGCGGCAGCGTCTCAAGCTCGCGATCTCCATGGCCAAGAAGGGGGCGATCTACGTGCTCGACGAGCCGACCACCGGCCTCCACCTCGCCGACGTCGACAACATGCTCGGGATGCTGGATCGACTGGTGGATGCCGGCAACAGCGTGATCGTGATCGAGCACCATCAGGCGGTCATGGCCCACGCCGACTGGATCATCGACCTCGGACCCGGCGCGGGCCACGACGGCGGCCGGATCGTGTTCGAGGGCACGCCCACCGACCTGGTCGCGGCGGGGGAGACGCTGACGGCGGTGCACCTGAAGGAGTACGTCGGGGCGTGA
- a CDS encoding Ig-like domain-containing protein, which yields MKIPVWLRARRRVVASTSIVTTAALVVAVLAVVYEGNPTTEVDLHDGSVWVTKESSLLVGHFNHPSRVLDGGLRTVSEEYDILQSGDDVLVVDEAGSSITRVDTTNVMLTDSATVPSGARIALGGPTVAVLDPNGPLWVGAAAGIAGLDPAGTEPVADLGEGGAVAVGTDGTVYAVSAEDRTLVTVRVDAEGEPGEPSTSDLGALPENPEVEVTAVGDTAIVLDAASGTLVTSRGLTAQVDGADTARLQVASNSATGVRLATADALVTVPFDGSEQRRFAAAAGAPAAPVQIGGCTYGAWSGSADFVRDCPGEADDLHTPVPGADADAELVFRVNRDVIVLNDVSGGSSWMAADDLQEVDNWDDLTPPEGEAEENDEETTEQTVETTLPERSEKNTDPIAVDDSFGVRPGRTTVLPVLDNDTDQDGDILTVSLPDGGPSFGEVQTINLGAGLQIAVPDDAAGTARFTYRIDDGRDGRAEATVTLNVRDASVNGAPKQNRVTALTMEAGGVVTYNLLPDWIDPDGDQPFLSHVEPAEGDEVDFTADGRITYRSINGVLGRKDIEVLVSDGEKTGAGTLRIDVRPPGSTAPVTNADHVVTRVGQPVEVSPLLNDTNAGSEPLRLTRVEEVAGATVVPDYAEMTFTFSSETEGVYYVQYQASSGAKMSSGIVRVDVESDADTDLPPVAVRDVALLPSGGETLVDVLANDLDPAGGILVVQSVSIDRDSRVSVSVLGHEKLRISDQGALSRQTTVTYTISNGVRSAQGEVVVIPVPGPTKLRPPVANDDTAVVRAGDIVTIPVLENDYHPSGDTIHVAADLVEPFPAAEAGQVFVSQDTVRFKANEKTGTVYATYEVVDSTGQKDAGYITIQVLPVNAETNQAPRPKDITARVLAGSQVRIPVALDGIDPDGDSVDLVGLASAPGKGRVVETGVGSLTYEADAASAGTDVFEYRVRDRLGAEATATVRVGIAPPETRNQAPYAVKDTVVMRPGREVAVPVLANDSDPEGDTPTLVSNGLIVPDDVPGLAAEVLGDRVVVTSPGEELETSLQYTITDSHAAQARAVVQITVDEDVPLQRPIARDDRVKPEDIDGETVDVEVLANDEDPDGTVAALTVAVDDEGARVLPDGVVRVTIGDDERLLTYTITDEDGLSTAAFLRVPSLASVPPTLMSTTGVEVLSGETIEIPLDEHVQTTGGGSVVITEAAKVSAVHANGANLVKDQRTLVYTSAEGYHGTDAITFEVTDGTGPDDPEGTKATLTLPVTVLPPENQQPTFIDGELTVAPGEDPAALDLRALTSDPDEGDLDGMTYTLVGSVPNRLTAAVDGQTMRASADVATEKGTRATLTVRISDGETDPIEGSVTLTVTASTRELATANEDIVPEAHQGDTVEVDVLANDVNPFDEPLTIVSAVTQTGEGFAEVVGDRVAVTPDPTYVGTLTVRYRVQDATGDPDREVDGLITLTVQGVPDAPGTPTVSSVQDRTVVLSWTPPVDNGAEITGYTVSGTRGDYTKACSSTTCTLDGLTNNVEYNFTVVATNRVGDSEPSPPSETARPDARPDTPQAPTLVFGDRSLQVDWVTPTTPGSPVEHFTLEISPAPPSGIVQKALVTGNTLVWDGLENGTAYQVRVQAHNRAPDPSSWSAWSATEIPARAPEPVAAPSTQRLAPVGDQAQLQVAWNEPATNGAAISGYELQVLRGGAVVRTITGIAGDQRSQAVVVDTSTTDYTFALRAVNKAGWGSFGPASAPRRAFVAPDAPANVAATPGDRRLTVTFTPPNGNGATQAELAYQYSLNGGGSWAALPGNRVITGLTNGTTYRVTLRAYTSLDGVRYDGAASAPSAPQVPFGPVGTPSAKATRSGTSITYEWGAPAENGRAITQVQIRIDGGSWEDVAKNGTRTRSYGYSETHTIRVRAFDSAGQVSSVAQDSATTVAPPQPVARAGKGARTNSSTCTSSQCAYLTLTTENFPAGSYRVYCNATGPYGGTPFAGGATWNIPANGTIQLGCYFGDGGEQAWVTIQGWGDSQRVTW from the coding sequence ATGAAGATCCCCGTGTGGCTTCGCGCGCGCCGACGCGTCGTGGCATCGACGAGCATCGTCACCACCGCAGCCCTGGTCGTGGCTGTGCTCGCGGTCGTCTACGAGGGCAATCCGACGACCGAGGTCGACCTGCACGACGGCAGTGTGTGGGTGACGAAGGAGTCGAGCCTGCTGGTGGGCCACTTCAACCACCCCTCGCGCGTGCTCGACGGGGGTCTTCGCACCGTCTCGGAGGAATACGACATCCTCCAGTCGGGCGACGACGTGCTCGTCGTCGACGAGGCGGGTTCCTCGATCACGCGCGTCGACACCACGAACGTCATGCTCACCGACAGCGCGACGGTCCCGAGCGGCGCCCGCATCGCCCTCGGGGGCCCGACCGTCGCCGTGCTCGATCCGAACGGCCCGCTGTGGGTGGGCGCGGCCGCGGGCATCGCGGGTCTCGACCCCGCCGGCACCGAGCCTGTCGCCGACCTCGGCGAGGGCGGCGCGGTCGCCGTCGGCACCGACGGCACGGTCTACGCGGTCTCGGCCGAGGATCGCACGCTGGTGACGGTGCGCGTCGATGCCGAGGGTGAGCCGGGAGAGCCGTCGACGTCCGATCTCGGTGCGCTCCCGGAGAACCCCGAGGTCGAGGTGACGGCGGTCGGCGACACCGCGATCGTGCTCGACGCGGCATCCGGCACCCTCGTGACAAGTCGGGGGCTGACGGCTCAGGTCGACGGTGCGGACACCGCGCGGCTGCAGGTCGCGTCGAACTCGGCGACCGGTGTGCGCCTGGCCACCGCCGACGCCCTCGTGACCGTGCCGTTCGACGGTTCCGAGCAGCGCCGCTTCGCGGCTGCCGCGGGCGCCCCCGCCGCGCCGGTGCAGATCGGCGGGTGCACCTACGGCGCGTGGTCGGGGTCGGCGGATTTCGTGCGCGACTGCCCCGGCGAAGCCGACGACCTGCACACGCCGGTGCCGGGCGCCGACGCCGATGCCGAGCTCGTCTTCCGGGTGAACCGCGACGTCATCGTGCTCAACGACGTCAGCGGCGGCTCGTCGTGGATGGCTGCCGACGACCTGCAGGAGGTCGACAACTGGGATGACCTGACCCCGCCGGAGGGCGAGGCTGAGGAGAACGACGAGGAGACCACCGAGCAGACGGTCGAGACGACGCTGCCCGAGCGCTCCGAGAAGAACACCGATCCGATCGCCGTCGACGATTCGTTCGGTGTGCGTCCCGGCCGCACCACGGTGCTGCCGGTGCTCGACAACGACACCGACCAGGACGGCGACATCCTGACGGTGAGTCTTCCCGACGGCGGTCCCTCTTTCGGCGAGGTGCAGACGATCAACCTGGGCGCGGGTCTGCAGATCGCCGTGCCCGACGACGCAGCGGGCACCGCGCGCTTCACGTACCGCATCGACGACGGCCGCGACGGCCGCGCGGAAGCCACGGTCACCTTGAACGTGCGCGACGCGTCGGTCAACGGCGCCCCGAAGCAGAACCGCGTGACCGCCCTCACGATGGAGGCCGGCGGCGTCGTCACGTACAACCTGCTTCCCGACTGGATCGACCCCGACGGCGACCAGCCGTTCCTGAGCCACGTCGAGCCGGCCGAGGGCGACGAGGTCGACTTCACGGCCGACGGCCGCATCACGTACCGCTCGATCAACGGCGTGCTGGGCCGCAAGGACATCGAGGTCCTCGTGTCGGACGGCGAGAAGACGGGTGCGGGCACGCTGCGCATCGATGTGCGCCCGCCCGGATCGACGGCGCCCGTCACCAACGCCGACCATGTCGTCACGCGCGTCGGCCAGCCGGTCGAGGTGTCTCCGCTGCTCAACGACACCAACGCGGGGAGCGAGCCGCTGCGGCTCACCCGCGTCGAAGAGGTGGCCGGGGCCACGGTCGTGCCCGATTACGCCGAGATGACCTTCACGTTCTCGTCCGAGACCGAGGGCGTGTACTACGTGCAGTACCAGGCGTCGTCGGGCGCGAAGATGTCGAGCGGCATCGTGCGCGTCGATGTGGAATCCGACGCGGACACCGACCTGCCACCGGTCGCCGTGCGCGATGTGGCGCTGCTGCCCAGCGGCGGCGAGACGCTCGTCGACGTGCTCGCCAACGATCTCGACCCGGCCGGCGGCATCCTCGTGGTGCAGTCGGTGTCGATCGATCGCGACAGCCGCGTGTCGGTGTCGGTGCTCGGACACGAGAAGCTGCGCATCTCGGATCAGGGCGCCCTCAGCCGTCAGACGACGGTGACCTACACGATCTCCAACGGGGTGCGCAGCGCACAGGGCGAGGTCGTCGTCATCCCGGTGCCGGGGCCGACGAAGCTGCGTCCGCCGGTCGCGAACGACGACACGGCGGTGGTGCGCGCGGGCGACATCGTCACGATCCCCGTGCTCGAGAACGACTATCACCCCAGCGGCGACACGATCCACGTGGCGGCTGACCTCGTCGAGCCGTTCCCGGCGGCCGAAGCGGGCCAGGTCTTCGTGTCGCAGGACACCGTGCGCTTCAAGGCGAACGAGAAGACGGGCACCGTCTACGCCACCTACGAAGTGGTCGACAGCACCGGGCAGAAGGATGCCGGCTACATCACCATCCAGGTGCTGCCGGTCAACGCCGAGACGAACCAGGCACCGCGCCCCAAGGACATCACGGCGCGCGTGCTGGCCGGGTCGCAGGTGCGCATCCCCGTCGCCCTCGACGGGATCGACCCCGACGGCGACTCGGTCGATCTCGTCGGGCTCGCCTCCGCCCCCGGCAAGGGGCGCGTCGTCGAGACGGGAGTGGGGAGCCTGACGTACGAGGCGGATGCCGCTTCCGCCGGCACGGATGTCTTCGAGTACCGCGTTCGCGACCGCCTGGGCGCGGAGGCGACGGCGACCGTGCGGGTCGGCATCGCTCCGCCGGAGACGCGCAATCAGGCGCCGTACGCGGTGAAGGACACGGTCGTCATGCGTCCCGGACGCGAGGTCGCCGTTCCCGTGCTGGCCAACGACTCCGACCCCGAGGGCGACACGCCGACGCTCGTGTCGAACGGGCTCATCGTGCCCGACGACGTTCCCGGCCTTGCCGCCGAGGTGCTCGGCGACCGGGTGGTCGTCACCTCGCCGGGCGAGGAGCTCGAGACGTCGCTGCAGTACACGATCACGGATTCGCACGCCGCGCAGGCCCGTGCGGTGGTGCAGATCACCGTCGATGAGGACGTGCCGCTGCAGCGTCCGATCGCCCGCGACGACCGCGTCAAGCCCGAGGACATCGACGGCGAGACCGTCGACGTCGAAGTGCTCGCCAACGACGAGGACCCGGACGGCACCGTTGCCGCACTCACGGTGGCGGTCGACGACGAGGGCGCGCGCGTGCTGCCCGACGGCGTCGTGCGCGTCACGATCGGCGACGATGAGCGTCTCCTCACGTACACGATCACCGACGAGGACGGCCTCTCGACGGCCGCGTTCCTGCGGGTGCCGTCGCTGGCGAGCGTCCCGCCGACGCTGATGTCCACGACCGGTGTCGAGGTGCTCAGCGGCGAGACGATCGAGATCCCGCTCGACGAGCACGTGCAGACCACCGGGGGCGGCTCGGTCGTCATCACGGAGGCGGCGAAGGTGTCGGCGGTGCACGCGAACGGGGCGAACCTCGTCAAGGACCAGCGCACCCTCGTGTACACCTCGGCCGAGGGCTACCACGGCACCGACGCGATCACCTTCGAGGTGACCGACGGCACCGGCCCTGACGATCCCGAGGGCACTAAGGCGACCCTGACGCTTCCGGTCACCGTCCTGCCGCCGGAGAACCAGCAGCCGACGTTCATCGACGGAGAGCTGACCGTCGCGCCCGGCGAGGATCCCGCGGCCCTCGACCTGCGCGCACTCACCAGCGACCCCGACGAGGGCGACCTCGACGGCATGACGTACACGCTCGTCGGGAGCGTGCCGAACAGGCTCACCGCGGCCGTCGACGGCCAGACGATGCGGGCGAGCGCCGACGTCGCCACCGAGAAGGGCACGCGTGCGACGCTCACGGTGCGCATCTCCGACGGCGAGACCGATCCGATCGAGGGCAGCGTGACCCTCACCGTCACCGCGTCCACGCGCGAGCTCGCCACCGCGAACGAAGACATCGTGCCCGAGGCCCACCAGGGCGACACGGTCGAGGTCGACGTGCTCGCCAACGACGTGAACCCGTTCGATGAGCCGCTGACGATCGTCTCGGCGGTGACCCAGACCGGCGAGGGCTTCGCCGAGGTCGTGGGCGACCGGGTCGCGGTCACGCCCGACCCCACCTACGTCGGCACGCTCACGGTGCGATACCGGGTGCAGGATGCCACGGGCGACCCCGACCGCGAGGTCGATGGCCTCATCACCCTCACCGTGCAGGGCGTGCCCGATGCACCGGGAACCCCGACCGTCTCGAGCGTGCAGGACCGCACCGTCGTGCTGTCGTGGACGCCGCCCGTCGACAACGGAGCCGAGATCACGGGATACACCGTGAGCGGGACCCGCGGCGACTACACCAAGGCGTGCTCCTCGACCACGTGCACCCTCGACGGGCTGACCAACAACGTCGAGTACAACTTCACGGTCGTCGCCACCAACCGGGTCGGCGACTCCGAGCCGTCGCCCCCGTCGGAGACCGCCCGTCCCGACGCGCGCCCCGACACCCCCCAGGCGCCCACGCTCGTCTTCGGCGACCGGAGCCTGCAGGTCGACTGGGTGACGCCGACCACACCGGGTTCGCCGGTCGAGCACTTCACGCTCGAGATCTCGCCGGCGCCGCCATCGGGCATCGTGCAGAAGGCTCTCGTCACCGGGAACACCCTGGTGTGGGACGGCCTGGAGAACGGCACCGCGTATCAGGTGCGCGTCCAGGCGCACAACCGCGCGCCCGATCCCTCGAGCTGGAGTGCGTGGTCGGCCACGGAGATCCCCGCTCGCGCGCCGGAGCCGGTCGCCGCGCCGTCGACCCAGCGTCTCGCCCCGGTGGGCGACCAGGCCCAGCTGCAGGTGGCGTGGAACGAGCCGGCCACGAACGGCGCGGCGATCTCGGGCTACGAGCTGCAGGTGCTGCGCGGCGGTGCGGTCGTGCGCACGATCACCGGGATCGCGGGCGACCAGCGCAGCCAGGCCGTCGTGGTCGACACGTCGACGACCGACTACACGTTCGCGCTGCGGGCGGTGAACAAGGCCGGCTGGGGATCGTTCGGCCCGGCCTCCGCGCCGCGTCGCGCCTTCGTCGCGCCGGACGCGCCGGCCAACGTCGCGGCGACGCCCGGTGACCGGCGCCTGACCGTCACGTTCACACCGCCGAACGGCAACGGAGCGACGCAGGCGGAGCTCGCCTACCAGTACTCGCTCAACGGCGGCGGCTCGTGGGCGGCTCTCCCGGGCAACCGCGTGATCACCGGGCTCACGAACGGCACGACCTACCGCGTGACCCTGCGCGCCTACACGTCGCTCGACGGCGTGCGCTATGACGGAGCCGCATCCGCGCCGTCGGCCCCGCAGGTGCCCTTCGGGCCTGTCGGAACACCGAGTGCGAAGGCGACCCGGTCGGGGACGAGCATCACGTACGAGTGGGGCGCTCCGGCCGAGAACGGACGCGCCATCACCCAGGTGCAGATCCGCATCGACGGGGGCTCCTGGGAGGACGTCGCCAAGAACGGCACCCGCACCCGCAGCTACGGCTACTCCGAGACCCACACGATCAGGGTGCGCGCGTTCGACTCGGCCGGTCAGGTGAGCTCTGTCGCGCAGGACTCGGCCACCACCGTGGCGCCGCCGCAGCCCGTCGCACGCGCGGGCAAGGGCGCACGCACCAACAGCAGCACGTGCACGAGCTCGCAGTGCGCGTATCTGACGCTCACGACGGAGAACTTCCCCGCCGGCAGCTACCGCGTGTACTGCAACGCGACCGGTCCGTACGGCGGAACCCCCTTCGCCGGCGGCGCCACCTGGAACATCCCCGCGAACGGGACCATCCAGCTCGGCTGCTACTTCGGCGACGGCGGGGAGCAGGCCTGGGTCACGATCCAGGGCTGGGGCGACTCGCAACGCGTGACCTGGTGA
- a CDS encoding AAA family ATPase, protein MTMTPEQAAWFQGTFARLVDNVDQALMGKREIVGLVLSAMLAEGHVLLEDAPGTGKTSLAKALAATVQGTSSRIQFTPDLLPSDVTGVTIYDQAQHRFEFHRGPVFASIVLADEINRASPKTQSALLEVMEESRVTVDGVPHEVGRPFLVIATQNPIEQAGTYKLPEAQLDRFLVKTSIGYPDLAVAERILAGSADRNPSAHLPAIITTGAVADMADLAATVHVESSVLRYAAQLAEATRADRSVRLGVSVRGSIAMVRIAKVYAAANGRHYVVPDDIKALARPVWTHRLVLDPEAEFSGTTAESIIARVLEDVAAPQARTAA, encoded by the coding sequence ATGACCATGACCCCCGAACAGGCCGCCTGGTTCCAGGGCACCTTCGCGCGACTCGTCGACAACGTCGACCAGGCGCTCATGGGCAAGCGCGAGATCGTCGGCCTGGTGCTGTCGGCCATGCTCGCCGAAGGGCACGTGCTGCTGGAGGATGCGCCGGGAACCGGCAAGACCAGCCTCGCGAAGGCGCTCGCTGCGACCGTGCAGGGCACGAGCAGCCGCATCCAGTTCACGCCCGACCTGCTCCCCTCGGATGTGACCGGCGTCACGATCTACGACCAGGCGCAGCACCGCTTCGAGTTCCATCGCGGGCCGGTCTTCGCCTCGATCGTGCTCGCCGATGAGATCAACCGCGCCTCGCCGAAGACGCAGTCGGCGCTGCTGGAGGTCATGGAGGAGTCGCGGGTCACCGTCGACGGCGTGCCCCACGAAGTGGGACGCCCGTTCCTGGTGATCGCGACGCAGAACCCGATCGAGCAGGCGGGCACCTACAAGCTGCCCGAGGCCCAGCTCGACCGCTTCCTCGTGAAGACATCCATCGGCTACCCCGATCTCGCCGTCGCCGAGCGCATCCTCGCCGGCTCCGCCGACCGCAACCCGTCCGCCCACCTTCCCGCGATCATCACGACCGGCGCGGTCGCCGACATGGCCGACCTCGCCGCGACCGTGCACGTGGAGAGCTCCGTGCTGCGCTACGCGGCCCAGCTCGCCGAGGCGACGCGCGCGGACCGCTCGGTGCGTCTGGGCGTCTCCGTGCGCGGGTCGATCGCGATGGTCCGCATCGCGAAGGTCTACGCCGCCGCGAACGGCCGCCACTACGTCGTCCCCGACGACATCAAGGCCCTGGCGCGCCCGGTGTGGACGCACCGCCTGGTTCTCGACCCCGAGGCCGAGTTCTCCGGCACGACCGCCGAGTCGATCATCGCTCGCGTGCTCGAGGACGTCGCCGCCCCGCAGGCCCGGACCGCCGCCTGA